One window of the Streptomyces sp. ITFR-21 genome contains the following:
- a CDS encoding ECF transporter S component: MHAAAVATVVLAAFIGLVAFFWPFVVAPGRFGSSYAPPLIFGVLLVLVLAVVLAQIADGGIDAKALAMLGVLSAVNAALRPLGAGTAGIETVFFVLVLAGRVFGPGFGFTLGCTSLFASGLLTGGVGPWMPYQMFGCAFVGMLAGLLPRARGKAEILLLAAYGSASGYLFGFLLNLSFWPFSLDPGSSIAYLPGLPFTEQWHRYLAFDAATSLGWDTGRAVTNFAAVLVAGPAALTTFRRAARRANFTAPVVFTPAAGQPAQPRNNPDPPR; this comes from the coding sequence ATGCACGCCGCGGCCGTGGCCACCGTCGTGCTAGCCGCCTTCATCGGACTGGTCGCGTTCTTCTGGCCGTTCGTCGTCGCCCCCGGCCGCTTCGGTTCGTCCTACGCGCCCCCGCTGATCTTCGGCGTCCTGCTCGTCCTCGTCCTGGCCGTCGTCCTCGCCCAGATCGCCGACGGCGGCATCGACGCCAAGGCCCTGGCCATGCTCGGCGTCCTGTCCGCCGTCAACGCCGCCCTGCGCCCGCTCGGCGCCGGAACCGCCGGCATCGAGACCGTCTTCTTCGTCCTGGTGCTGGCCGGCCGCGTCTTCGGCCCCGGCTTCGGCTTCACCCTCGGCTGCACGTCCCTGTTCGCCTCCGGCCTGCTCACCGGCGGCGTCGGCCCCTGGATGCCGTACCAGATGTTCGGCTGCGCCTTCGTCGGCATGCTCGCCGGGCTGCTCCCGCGCGCCCGGGGCAAGGCCGAGATCCTGCTGCTGGCCGCCTACGGCTCCGCCTCCGGCTACCTCTTCGGCTTCCTGCTCAACCTCTCCTTCTGGCCCTTCTCCCTCGACCCGGGCAGCTCCATCGCCTACCTCCCCGGCCTCCCCTTCACCGAGCAGTGGCACCGCTACCTCGCCTTCGACGCCGCCACCTCCCTGGGCTGGGACACCGGCCGCGCCGTCACCAACTTCGCCGCCGTCCTCGTGGCCGGCCCCGCCGCCCTCACCACTTTCCGCCGCGCCGCCCGCCGCGCCAACTTCACCGCCCCCGTTGTCTTCACCCCCGCCGCCGGGCAGCCGGCGCAGCCCCGGAACAACCCCGACCCGCCGCGCTGA